The Denticeps clupeoides chromosome 1, fDenClu1.1, whole genome shotgun sequence genome segment TCCAAAAACGGACGGgggagaagctgctgctgctgctgcgtcgCAAATAATCGCGGATTAAAACTGCTCTCGAAACGACACCACGTAGGCCGACAGTGGGTTTAAAATTTAGCATTCGCCAGTCTTCAAATTAacgttattgttattattattttttacaaacaataaaatcttttcgtatataatttattaatagGATTGCGTGACTGCATTTAAGTCCAATATCTATATAAGTTACAAGCAAATAAAACGTACAAATAACGATGAGACTGAGGAAAGAACAGGGAACCTTCAATATAGCTTAAAAACTTTGTACAATATACAGATTACTAAAAACTATGTCCAGTCCAGtcattttacagaaatataCAGAAGCTACGTCTCACATTAAAATCTATCAGGAAAAAAAGCGGAGCCGATCTTCTAACCCCGTTAAACATTGTTGAGAATTTTTCGATCGAAAATGATATaatccacaaaaaaagaaaagaagaagttAAGTTTACGGATCTCTGAAAGAGTCTTGTTTAAttctacataaataataattccaTCTTTTCGAGGGAAGAGTTTGGGGGGGGGCGCACATCCTCAGTTTCTGTATCCAACTCTTTccgggcggaggaggaggagaaggaggaggggagCCCCCAAAagtcatttctttctttctttctttcttttttaatgtcgGATTTTTGGGGGAGACACGGCCGCCACGGTCACCACGTCCTGCCGTACAACAGCGCGGAGCACGGCAGGGCCGCGCCGTACTCGGTCGCGGACGAGTTGAGGTGCGACAGGCCGGGCACCTGGCCCTGCAGGGACGTCGGGCTGGCGGCGTGCGGCCCCAGGTCCGGCGACTGGCCCGCGGTGCCCCCCTGCTGGCCGTGGTGCTGCCCCATGGCCGCCGCGCCGCCGGACATGATCATGAGGTTGCCGCCGCCCTGCTGGTGGTGGCTGGGCACGGCCGTGGTGGGCGTGTGCCCGCTGCCCTGGCACGGCTTCCCGTCCTTGACCAGCACCGGGACGGCCACCCGCCGGGgcgactgctgctgctgctgctgctgctgttgctggcaCGACCCGCTGTCCTGCTGCATCTGCTGCTGCGACACCTTGTCCTTGGCCTGCCTCTTCATCTTGTACCGgtggttctggaaccagatcttgacCTGGGTGGGCGTCAGGTGGATCATGCTGGCCAGGTGCTCCCGCTCGGGCGCCGACAGGTACTTCTGCTGCTTGAACCTCCGCTCCAGCTCGTACACCTGCGCCTGGGAGAAGAGGACGCGGCGCTTCCGGCGAGGGGCGCTGGCCAGGGCGCCCATGCCCTTCCCCACGTCCGCCAGCGAGCCGAGGGTCCCCATGCTGCCCATGTTCATGCCCGAGGAGGAGCCCATGAAGCGCGAGACTGCGGGGAGAGACAGAGCCGGGCTTTAACATCTGCACCGCACCCACGTAGCCCACTAGTGtagcctatggaccagaagacccaggttccaatcccactttGAGCAAGGCGCTTAACCccacgttgctccaggggggacctgTCCCCGTCACCACTGATAAACGGCGTGAACGTAAACGGGACTTACTGGTGGAGAAGCGCGGGTCCGGGTTGGCGCCGTACCagccggccgccgccgccgagccgCCCCTCATGCCGTCCTGGTAGGGCGGCAGGTCGCTCACGTTGGCCAGGTTGCCGTTGCAGTAGCCGCCCATGGCGGAGTGGGACAGCTGCGACACCCCCGCCGCCGTCATGTGGTACGCCGCGGGCACCGTCCCGTTGTGCGTCCCCATGTGGTGCTGCTGCATGGCCGCCTGCGACGCCTGCGGCTGGCGGTAGGCGCCCAGGTTGGCGCCGTCCATGGCCGCGACCTTCTTGTAGCTCTCCTCCAGGGGACTCAGGATGTCGGAGACTGAAAAGGGAGTCGTGTGCTTGGGGCTCATCGACATTGTTCTGaggctggagagagagaaattaagAAGGCTCGGCTCGGCGGTCtccccttctttctctcttttttttttctggccagaAGATCCCCCCgttcctgttgtttttttcctcggCGTCGGCGTGGCTGGCTGAGCGCTGAGAGAGCCCGGAGTTGGCGTTAATTGGCTCGAGTGGGAGCTCGAGTCTGGCTTTTCGTTTGTTTTAGCCCGGTGCCAGGTTTAAGGCTGCCATTAGAGGCGGGGCGTCAGCAGCCAGGGCAACAATGCGGGGCAGCTCGATCAACACGGCCAAGCCTAATTTCTATTACGCGTTcaaaaagaaggagagagagagagagagagagagagagggagagagaaagaaaaaagccaaCACCAAACACCCCAGCCCACCCACCTtccctccctgcctccctcccACCAGCCACAGAAAAggcagagaaataaataaataaaaaaaaaacaggtaacaCCCCACAAAACGACGTGTCGGTCGCCAGTTGTTTAATACTTAATCAATTATAAAATTGATAAGAGCAGCGAGGAATAACGGGGACGGGATGACGGGGGTAAACGTCGCCATTTATCAGGAGAGATGGGATGAGAAACgctgattattattaatatataaatattctaaATGCTGATGAAGGAAtttcgtttattttttttgtgtgtgtgtatatttatttaatttaattaatttaaaagaaaagttCGGTTGTATGTAGTGTCACTGATCTGCATTCCAGGATAAATATGCCATTATTTGGAACTTGATTGTCGCGGCGCGAGAGCCGCTGGTGAATGAAGTGACGGCTGCGACGGACCCTCGAACCCTCAAAGGCGCGTTCGCGAACTTGAGACCCTGAGAACCATCGAGACGGGGAGCGGAACTCGCGGCTTGTAATGGCCACGAGAGGCTCGCCGTGATTGCGGGCGTGTTCGCGTCCTACCCCCGTCCCACTCACCGCCGCCAGAGAGCACTTGCCGCGAGAGAAGGGGGAACGAGagcgataaataaataaatacgtatCCGCGCGTTAAGTGGCGGCGTGGGTGATTAACCCTGCTCGGACGCGTCGTCCACGTTCCCATCCACTCGCGTGGGTGGGTGGGCCCTCAGGTAAAGTTAACGGTCCTTGAACAGACCCCTCCAGAGGCCGAGCGCCAGGTAGAGACCGAGCCCCGGAGCTCCGGCTCGGCTTTCTTCTCCTCGAGGGCTCCTCGCCGTCCTCCTTCTCAATTAGATCTGAcgtgtccctcacacacacacacacacacacacacacactccacgtTAACGGCGGAGAACGTGCAAAAATCCTTCATCAGCATGTATGTTCATTCCTTCAACAGGACAATGTATGATGATGAcgaatttattaatattattattattattatttccttaGGTCCTCGCCACAATAGCTTACAGACATACGGGTCAAATTAAACCTTTCGATATTATATTGTCTGATTTTGTAAATGTAGGTGCAATTTAAAGTTCCAAGATATGGACtacacagaacaaaatgttgCATAAAACGTAAGATTACAGCACAATATAACATGACAAACATTACATATAAAACATAACGTGGCGTAACATTTCACGTCGTCCTAGTCAGATATGTTCACGAGAACATGAGAAAATATAAAGAAACGTTCCCTCAGTGTCACGCTTGTCGGGAGCGAAGGGGACCCCAGAGCCCACTGAACACGACCGCAGGCCCGTGGCGGCGCGCCACGACGCGTCCCGCCGCGCACGACAATGACACGAGTGTCGCCGCCGCACGAACGTCACGATAATTGTCGGAGTTCATGGGAGCGCGTTGGAGAGGAGAATTAGTTCTCCGCTGCACGGTCTGCGCTCAAGTACCCGGatcacagcccccccccctctttctccCACCCGCGGCGGGTCGGGCCCATGCGCGGCGTTACAAACACGCGCCACGCGTcggaggaagaaagaaagaaagaaagaaagatagaaCAGCGTCTTCTGCTGGCGGCGGCTGAGGTCAACATCTAAAAAACACTGACGTTTACCGTCCTCCGGAACCAAGCTGCTCTTCCTTAAGAAGGAAGAGCAGTTTTTATGGCGTTTCAGGTCACCGATATCAATGGAGGAGATgcggagagggaggaggggggttgGAACTTGAGGGATTGAAAAGTATCATCAGATTTTCATCATGCACTCACATTCAGCATTTTCACattcctaacacacacacacacacacacacacacacacacacatatatatatacagtacaggccaaaagtttggacacaccttctcattcaatgtgttttctttattttcatgaccatttacattggtagattctcactgaaggcatcaaaactatgaatgaacacatgtggagttatgtacttaacaaaaaaggtgaactaactgaaaacatgttttatattctagctcgatgagcttcaagagatcgtcacctgaaatgcttttccaacagtcttgaaggagttcccagaggtgtttagcacttgttggctcctttgccttcactctgtggtccagctcaccccaaaccatctcgattggattcaggtccggtgactgtggagtccaggtctccactttttgttaagtacataactccacatgtgttcattcatagttttgatgccttcagtgagaatctaccatgtaaattgtcatgaaaataaagaaaacacattgaatgagaaggtgtgtcaaaacctttggcctgtactgtatatatgtatataaaacacATGTTGTGTACATGATGTGTTAATAATTATCTTTATTAATTGTAGAAATGAGGAAAGTCTTATTGCACATCATCATATACTGTAGTAAAACCCAACGTGATAATAAAGGATATTATTGTACGTTGACACACACCTACAAGCAAGGCCACGGTTTGAGTGTGGACCGTGATGATGTGTCACAACCAGTATCCACCAGTTACTGAATTGTCCCTGCCAATAATTTTGAGGACAGATGGCAGCAACTGGATGCAGTAGAGATGAAGGCAAATTGACTGCATCGGTCCCCACttatgttaaaaaagaaaatctatgcCACTTCCTAAAAGGataatttaaaagaaattccatgaaaaaaaaaacattaaatgggcctggcgggtaaggaatcggacccgtaatcagaaggtgccactgagcagagcaccgtccccacacactgctccccgggtgcctgtcatggctacccactgctcaccaagggtgatggttaaaaccagaggacacatttcgttgtgtcaccgtgtgccgtgctgcagtgtttcacaatgacaatcacgtcacttaaCTACTTTGAATTTGGCCGGATTCACAGAGTCTTTAATCATAGCAGCTGCTGTGTGGCGAAATAATTGAAAGTGGATTTCTATCGATGAATAAAGGGAGCAGCGTGCGGGGACGGGGACTCGatccggcaacctcctgattacggggccgccggTTCCTTACGGTCCTTACGGAACCCCGATCTGCAGCCGAACGCGGGAAGTAAGGAACAGGTGAACGCGCGCGCCTCGCCGCGCTAATTAAGCGCCCGACGCACGCGCAATTACGAACAATTAGAATCATAACAGGTTTTCTTCGCGGCTATATGCCGTCCTTAATGAGCGATTTTCCAAATTCTTCCTTAATTAACTAAATCGGGCCCCCTTTTCTCTTCTGGAGCGTGGTTATTATGGTCAATTAACGTCAATTAAGCCCAGAACGCTTGCTCTAATTGTCTTGAATAAAGCGCAGaaaggaaaggggggggggggggggcgtgggcGGCCAGTGCCGATTCCACACCCGTCACGTTTCTTTCGAAGAAATCTAGAACGGAACGACTAGAACGTTGCTGTTTGGAGAAATGCCACCCTGCGCGCCACCAAGGACCGAGTGTCGCGCACCTACTGAAAGTCCGCGTCGGTTTGACCGAGAAGCGGCAGCGTTACCGGGCCGCCGCTTTCCCTCCCTTCTCCTCCCCCAGACGCCGGGCCTGATGGAGCGCTGAGATCCGCCCGTCGATCGTCCACTTGACCCCGGGCGTGCGGGGAGGGGGGCGGCTTGACAAGAGCTGCGTTCGGTGGCAGCGTCCTGATGCGCGGTGCGCCGGCGCCATCTAGCGGCAAGGCGACGCACAGtcgcagggacacaatggcagtcagtggggttcgaacctgtgactttgtggtctgctTGGtgtagtgttacccactaggctagtcgCACCCCAATAACTGATCCCTTCTGCTCACTTGAACACGACCCACgtgaaatacacacatttacttTTCATCTTTTCAAATCtgcatttagatttacagcatttaccagacgcccttatagagagcgacttacaatcagtatttacagggacagtcccccctacagcaatttaggattaagtgacACGAttgtattaagtgggatttgcacctgggtcttctggtccataggcgagtgtgttacccactaggatactaccatcTAATTTAAGTAAGTAAATCTAAGTAAGACGTCTTAATACAGGGGGTGTATTAAGGAACTCCTTCTTCCACTataacaatgtaaatttcccacttataaaggatcatcttatcttacctTGACCCTCATTCAAGTGTGACTAGACATCCAGACTTGGACAGATGACAGATGtatgtgtttaaaatgaacagaaatgtagAAGGTCCGGGACCACGGCTTGTGGTGAATAACCTCAGTTCcaactctttaaaaaaattgtcctcTTTTCTGCTTGTCTAGAGTCAGTTGTGTTCACTTCTTGAATTGCTGTACCAACATTGTGTGGCGGAAGAGTGCAAGTTAAAAGCTGGGCCCGGAACCCTGTCATGACAGTACCATGACAGACCAGGACTTGGCTGCTTGAACTTGCACTTGCACACGGTGACAGTGACAAATGCTAAATATCCGTGTCTGGTGGGCTTTCTCTCACCTTGCAATCTCAGTTCACTTCTCTCTGGTCCCCTCAAGACGACGACATGTTCACGGTCAGAACATCTCCACAAGTCCAGGGCCAAAGTCACAGGATGTTCACCACATgtgttcctttaaaaaaaaaaaaaaaaaaactctgctcTGATGgacattttctatattttaaaaataccaGCATCCACGAATTTAGACATAATTTAGACATATTTGCTCTGATGAGGCTCTCTGATGTTTTCTATGTGATGACGTAGAAGGTGTCTCGCAGTAAGTCTGTATTTCTCTTTAATTCGATCCCTGgccttttttttcacatatAAACACGACgacgatgacgatgatgatggtgatgatgacgatgatggaagaaactgcaaaaaaaaaaactcctacaACAATACTGGAAGCGCATTACAAAGTTTTGAATTAGTGGCTGGGAAAAGAAAGTCAAGGCTGAAATACAAATCACTGCGTGAGTATTCCACGGGGTCTCACAGAGAGCGCCTTATTTCTGCTTCTCGCGTATAATAATGTCCCCGCAAAGCCCGCCTTTGTGGACACGATCTTATAAAACGCCATTGTGCCCTTAAGCCCCATAAATTTGTCAGCGGGGCTGATGAACCTTCATCAGAAGTGAAACGCTGGGGATTTCTGTCTCGGTCTTTGCGGGGTCAGACAATGGCGTCCTTTCAGACGGCCTGACAAAAAAAGGGGAGATGCGCTGAGCGGAGGGGTTCGGCCAATGGAAATACAGCCGCTGTTTCTATGCCCCGGCCCGTCCCATCCATATGTGACACAAGGTGGCCGCCGGGCGGACAAAGGGCCAGGTGACAGGGACGATCCGCCAGGGCGACTCGGGATTAATCTGGGATCGTGGAAATGTCCCGCAGACAGAGTTCACTGCCCTTTCACTTCTTGTAGATAACAGAAAGCACACGtaatttattactattatatcTGAACTTTTCTACAAAACTCAATAAATGCATGTGacatttgttgtattttattctttatgtaattttttcgttgaaagtttttttttgtccattaacattttgaaataaacaaaagtaaagtaaagtaaactggTAAGACACCATTCATTCGTAGATTCAACATTACACATTATAAACCCTCACCATTAATGCGCAAATACACAAGTGCACACATTTGCCTAGTCTTGATAACCTCACTTTTACTTCTCGGTCGCTTTCTGTGCTGAATCCTAACAATTAAATCACAACAGAAATATTGAAATGCGCCAGTTTCGGTGTCTGTCAACGAAGCGAATTCGAAACCAGAGTTTCGTCATTTCGCGTTTGAGGTATTCGATCGTACAGAATAGCTCAAATGAGCGGATAACTAAAAAATTGAATTCATTTGTCACACTTTTAGCACTGACgtcatgtaaataaaccaataaaacctgctgtaacctgtttgtTTACATGACGTCAATACTGACATTTTACGTTGTTTTCTTCGTGTTCAGCCaatgttcgtttttttttaccgtcCGAGCAGCTCGTACACGTCGCTATCCGTGTAAAGCAGGAACATTAACGCTCCTCGCCCCCCCCATCGCCGCGGGGGTGCTCCCATTCCAACGGGAATCCCGAGTAGAGCCGGGATTACGCACGGGCCCCGATGTTTGCTCTTCTCCGCTTGAAGTGAAAGTCTTTACATCTTAAAGGTCACAGATCTTTAGTCGGATCCTTTTTACATCATAAAGGCTCTGGCGACACAGCCGCCAAATGTGTATTAGGCGCTAAGAGGGCAATACACAAAAAAACGATATATAATATCATCTTCTTTTCATCGTTATCATTTTTTGTATTACTGTTTCGGATATGTTTCAGGCTGCACATTGTAAAACATTGACATCTGAACTcgtatttgtttatatattagCATTCATATTTCTGCATCTTTTTTCACTGCGCGTGGAACCCGGTTCTGATTTTATTTCGAggtgtaatattaaaaaaaagaacaaatcacCACACAGCGGGTGTAACGCACATAAAaaacgtttatttatttattttttacatcacaGGCATTTTTCTATCCTATGTGAGGAAgattaaacactttttttttctaaattgtaTCTGCAGAACATAAAACAGTCTACATAAGAAagatatttctaaaaaaaaaaaaaaacatatatataatataatgtgcAAAATACATTTCTCCCACATCTTGAGGAGGACTGACGTCTTTAAATAGTCCCAAAATCTAGATATTTAATATACAGTCgtgctgcacttttttttgtactttgtgcCAGTTTCTGGTTTGTCCATTCGGTTGTTTAGTTAAAACGGATTCCGCTTCTGTAAACGACACAATTCCCGGTGATCCCGCCGGGAGCGCGCTCTCCCGCGCTCTCCCGCGCTCACCACGTGCACGCGGAGCGCGCGAGCTGCGTAAAGTGCGTGAAGTGCGGGTAGGCGGGCAGCAGGGGGAACGGGGGCGCGTCGAGGGCGCACGTCCGGCACGGTTCCCCGTCCCGGACCAGGACCGGGACCACGACCCTCCGGAGCGCGGAGGGCGGCCGCCCGAGCGCCAGCAGCAGGTCCGCGGGCCGGCCGCCCTCCGCGCCCGCCCTCTTGGTCTTGTAGCGgtggttctggaaccagatcttcacCTGGGTGGGTGTCAGGCGCAGCAGGTGGGCCAGGCGCTCCCGCTCGGGCGCGGACAGGTAGCGCTGCTGCCGGAAGCGGCGCTCCAGCTCGTGGGTCTGCGCCCTGGAGAAGAGGACGCgccgcttcttcttcttctgcggcTGCGGCTGGCGGTCGGAGGTGGGGTCCGCGGGGCCCGTGGGGTCGGGGGGCGTCTCCGCTCCGCTCTCGTCGGAGGCTGAGGGGGAGAGAAAAGGTTCGTTTCAACGGATGCGAGTCTGAGAATACCGTGAAAAAGGTCGGACGGGGTGGTTCGTATTTGGGGGACTCACAGACGCACTGGCTCCTGTCGCTGTCCGTCCACGGCGAGCAGGGCGCGCCGTCGTGCTCCGGTAAATCCAGGATGCTCCTCACGGTGAAGCTGAACTTGGTGGACGCCGCCATGTCTCGGTGGGAAGCGCCGGGCTGCGGAGTGGCCGTGGGGAGCCGGGGGTCCCcgtgtttatatataaacagcACCTGAATGAGGGTGAAGAATGGCCCCGCCGCCCTCTTCATCATTACCGAGTCGGGACGAGCAGATAATGGTAATTGTTGAGGCTGAATCACGTCTTGGGTGGCAAGTGACAACGAGAGCACCCCCACCCCGCGCCCCCCGCCCCCCTGAGCAAATAACACGTCGGATATTTGCATACAAAGTGATCCATTAGGGTTCTGTCTCGAGTTAGTTTAACTAATGCATTTATGGGCGCGCGGGAGAAAAGTGGGGACACATGCGAGGCTCTGACAACCAGAAACGGGGACGTGGGGTCCCACACGGGGACGTCGGGGTCATGTGCCGTGCACGCgttcaaaaaaagaaaccatCAGATACGACTCGTTTCATCACGCAAGGTCTAACGTCGACTGGAGGATGCTGGGACCTTTTTTGGCGTTGAAAATAACGGGGTCCTTGCGAACCCCGAGGTGTGGGACTGGGGCAAGTGGACTGGTTATTCATGGCGGGTTTGAGATGAATGAACGTGTTTGGCCGCTTGAGGGCCACTCGGAGCTGTACAAACAGGACCGGGTTTATTCTGGGCCAAGGGCGGGGGCCACATGGCGACAAGTGACAGAGGGACCCCGGTGCGTTTCGTTCACTCTCTGATCCCCGACCTCGTGGA includes the following:
- the nkx2.1 gene encoding homeobox protein Nkx-2.1, whose product is MSMSPKHTTPFSVSDILSPLEESYKKVAAMDGANLGAYRQPQASQAAMQQHHMGTHNGTVPAAYHMTAAGVSQLSHSAMGGYCNGNLANVSDLPPYQDGMRGGSAAAAGWYGANPDPRFSTISRFMGSSSGMNMGSMGTLGSLADVGKGMGALASAPRRKRRVLFSQAQVYELERRFKQQKYLSAPEREHLASMIHLTPTQVKIWFQNHRYKMKRQAKDKVSQQQMQQDSGSCQQQQQQQQQQSPRRVAVPVLVKDGKPCQGSGHTPTTAVPSHHQQGGGNLMIMSGGAAAMGQHHGQQGGTAGQSPDLGPHAASPTSLQGQVPGLSHLNSSATEYGAALPCSALLYGRTW
- the nkx2.9 gene encoding NK2 transcription factor related, locus 9 codes for the protein MAASTKFSFTVRSILDLPEHDGAPCSPWTDSDRSQCVSSDESGAETPPDPTGPADPTSDRQPQPQKKKKRRVLFSRAQTHELERRFRQQRYLSAPERERLAHLLRLTPTQVKIWFQNHRYKTKRAGAEGGRPADLLLALGRPPSALRRVVVPVLVRDGEPCRTCALDAPPFPLLPAYPHFTHFTQLARSACTW